In the genome of Xanthocytophaga agilis, one region contains:
- a CDS encoding TlpA disulfide reductase family protein, translated as MLLYCKTPYCKPVLWALFILVYLPVQAQSRKPSKPSYTLSGMLKNASNRKIYLREHSFFKNENRTDSTVADKNGRFVFRGSVHEPTYFLLQTNANTSAIGFYIENISMTITGDTKTLWEASIHGSREEDIRRMYDKAIASVEYASMEKQREDAIRRQDSLAIKQANQYEQTLLAQEKKLIWNLVQKYPYAASSINQLGALIDGRTSQELQRADSLIRLYESSHVAHYEQVKFFKKKLAIARQLVVGQIAPDFVQQDTAGLQVHLSDFKGKYVLVDFWASWCSPCRQESPYLVKAYQQFKNKNFTILSISLDKNATNWQKAITADKLTWTHVSDLNFWKNAVAVQYSVDSIPFNLLLDPAGKIIALNLRTDAIEETLKAVLK; from the coding sequence ATGCTACTATACTGTAAAACACCTTACTGTAAGCCTGTCCTATGGGCGTTATTTATTCTTGTATATCTGCCAGTACAAGCTCAGTCCAGAAAACCTTCCAAGCCCTCCTACACACTTTCCGGAATGTTAAAAAATGCCAGTAACCGGAAAATATATCTCCGTGAACATTCCTTTTTTAAAAATGAGAATCGAACAGACTCTACGGTTGCAGATAAAAATGGGCGGTTTGTTTTTCGAGGAAGTGTTCATGAACCTACTTACTTTCTGCTTCAGACAAATGCAAACACCTCTGCCATAGGTTTTTATATAGAGAACATCTCCATGACCATCACTGGAGATACCAAAACACTATGGGAAGCTAGTATACATGGCTCCAGAGAAGAAGACATTCGCCGGATGTATGACAAAGCTATTGCCTCAGTAGAGTATGCCAGTATGGAAAAACAGCGGGAAGACGCTATTCGCCGTCAGGACTCACTGGCAATCAAACAAGCGAATCAGTACGAACAAACATTACTGGCACAGGAGAAGAAACTAATATGGAATCTTGTTCAAAAATATCCGTATGCAGCCAGTAGTATAAATCAACTGGGAGCACTTATTGATGGACGAACTTCCCAAGAATTACAGAGAGCAGATTCACTAATTCGCCTATACGAATCTTCACATGTAGCTCATTATGAACAAGTCAAATTTTTCAAAAAAAAACTAGCGATTGCCAGACAACTGGTAGTTGGCCAGATAGCCCCTGACTTTGTACAACAGGATACAGCAGGCCTGCAAGTACATTTGTCAGACTTTAAAGGCAAGTATGTGCTGGTTGATTTTTGGGCCAGCTGGTGCTCTCCCTGTCGACAGGAAAGTCCCTATCTGGTAAAAGCCTATCAGCAATTCAAGAATAAAAATTTCACTATTTTGTCAATTTCCCTGGACAAAAACGCTACAAACTGGCAAAAAGCTATTACAGCAGATAAACTTACCTGGACACATGTAAGTGATCTTAATTTCTGGAAAAATGCAGTAGCTGTTCAATACTCAGTAGATAGCATTCCCTTTAACCTTCTGCTTGATCCGGCAGGTAAAATTATTGCGCTCAACCTACGAACAGATGCCATTGAGGAAACGCTTAAAGCTGTACTAAAATAA
- a CDS encoding cysteine hydrolase family protein: MRALLIIDMQNESFVSMDAMFEGEAVITRIQTLAEAFRAKGDKVIFIQHDGSSEGCYIPHTEGWEILPALPVNPDDLVISKTANDAFYKTDLKQILDNLTITELVVTGCATDFCVDATVKAALVNDLPVTVLSNAHTTEDKPHLTAKQIIDHYNWIWSAMAQTKSAIQVVDFDTYTQTAS, from the coding sequence ATGCGGGCACTTCTTATTATCGATATGCAAAATGAATCCTTTGTTTCTATGGATGCCATGTTTGAGGGAGAGGCGGTGATTACTCGTATCCAGACGCTTGCAGAGGCGTTCAGAGCAAAGGGTGACAAAGTTATCTTTATACAACATGATGGGAGCAGCGAAGGATGTTATATTCCACATACGGAAGGGTGGGAGATCTTGCCTGCCTTACCCGTCAATCCGGATGATCTGGTCATTTCCAAAACTGCCAATGATGCCTTTTACAAGACAGATCTCAAACAGATACTGGACAATCTAACTATTACCGAACTGGTAGTAACAGGGTGTGCAACAGATTTTTGTGTAGATGCCACTGTTAAAGCTGCCTTGGTCAATGACTTGCCTGTAACGGTGCTCTCCAACGCACATACCACAGAAGACAAACCGCATCTGACAGCAAAGCAGATCATTGATCATTACAACTGGATCTGGAGTGCTATGGCGCAAACAAAGTCTGCCATACAGGTGGTAGATTTTGATACCTACACACAGACTGCTTCATAA
- a CDS encoding nuclear transport factor 2 family protein — protein sequence MSEHINNAQLIREVYRRIFGQADVEFANEVIAEDYIQHNPMIKTGKAGVMEFIGYLTSMPRPANPVKPFMRFIADGPYVIVHSSMPWQNQQNATVDLYRIQDGKLAEHWDAVEIQPSSTASGNLMVEGPVEIEDTGYTEENKSIVRKFYEDVFISQHRTSLDKYVDPALIQHLPEVTNGQTGLQEYISTTTVVRTRIHRIIGEGNFVVVQAEGKVKNDSYVFYDLFRLSKEKIVEQWGVKQAIPATMAHSNGML from the coding sequence ATGTCAGAACATATAAATAATGCTCAGCTTATTCGTGAAGTCTATCGCCGCATTTTTGGACAAGCCGATGTTGAATTTGCCAATGAAGTAATTGCGGAAGACTATATCCAGCACAATCCGATGATTAAAACAGGCAAAGCCGGCGTTATGGAGTTTATAGGTTATCTTACATCTATGCCCCGTCCAGCAAATCCTGTTAAGCCGTTTATGCGCTTTATTGCAGACGGGCCCTATGTAATTGTCCATTCCAGCATGCCCTGGCAAAATCAACAGAATGCTACTGTAGATCTGTATAGGATACAAGATGGCAAACTAGCTGAGCACTGGGATGCTGTTGAGATACAACCTTCCTCTACAGCCAGTGGCAATCTTATGGTTGAAGGCCCTGTAGAGATAGAGGATACTGGTTATACAGAGGAGAATAAGTCGATAGTCCGGAAATTTTATGAGGATGTATTTATTTCTCAGCATAGGACTTCACTTGACAAATATGTTGATCCCGCTTTGATTCAGCATCTACCCGAAGTTACAAATGGACAGACAGGTCTGCAGGAATATATCAGTACGACAACAGTTGTTCGCACCCGGATACATCGGATCATTGGTGAAGGGAACTTTGTTGTGGTGCAGGCAGAAGGAAAAGTAAAAAACGATTCGTATGTATTCTATGATCTCTTTCGCCTGAGTAAAGAAAAGATTGTAGAACAATGGGGCGTTAAGCAGGCTATACCTGCTACTATGGCCCACTCAAACGGAATGCTTTAA